From a region of the Bradyrhizobium manausense genome:
- a CDS encoding tripartite tricarboxylate transporter permease, with translation MFDLFHNLGLGFGVVFQISWWSPSWLFGLSIPISINILMCLIGALVGTLVGVLPGIGTVATVAMLLPITFGLPPVGALIMLAGIYYGAQYGGSTTSILVNIPGEATSVVTAIDGHQMAKQGRAGPALAIAAIGSFFAGCVATVLIAVLGAPLTKLALAFGPAEYFSLMVLGLIFAVVLAKGSVLKAIAMIVFGLLLSMVGSDIETGASRMAFNIPELADGLGFATVAMGVFGFAEIIRNLDAGSEMNRDLVQQKITGLMPTRKDLIDSTPAILRGTVLGSILGILPGGGAVIASFASYTLEKKIAKNPSRFGRGAIEGVAAPESANNAAAQTSFIPLLTLGIPPNAVMALMVGAMTIHGIVPGPQVMQKQPDLVWGMIASMWIGNLMLIIINLPLVGIWVRLLRVPYRLMFPSIVIFCAIGIYSVNNAPVDVILAGAFGLVGYWLIKHDFEPAPLLLGMVLGPLMEENLRRALLISRGDWSVFLTRPLSAVLLAIAAFLLVLTVLPALRAKRDEVFTESEN, from the coding sequence CAGATTTCCTGGTGGTCACCCTCCTGGCTGTTCGGACTGTCGATCCCGATTTCGATCAATATTCTGATGTGCCTGATTGGCGCATTGGTCGGCACGCTCGTTGGCGTGCTGCCGGGTATCGGCACGGTCGCAACTGTCGCGATGCTTCTGCCGATCACGTTCGGATTGCCGCCGGTCGGCGCGCTGATCATGCTCGCCGGCATCTATTACGGCGCTCAGTACGGCGGTTCGACCACGTCGATCCTGGTCAACATTCCCGGTGAGGCGACATCGGTCGTCACCGCCATCGACGGCCACCAGATGGCCAAGCAGGGACGTGCCGGTCCGGCGCTCGCGATCGCTGCGATCGGCTCGTTCTTCGCCGGTTGCGTCGCGACCGTGCTCATCGCCGTGCTCGGCGCGCCGCTGACCAAGCTCGCATTGGCGTTCGGCCCGGCCGAATATTTCTCGCTGATGGTGCTCGGCCTGATCTTCGCGGTCGTGCTGGCCAAGGGGTCGGTGCTGAAGGCGATCGCGATGATCGTGTTCGGCCTGTTGCTGTCGATGGTCGGATCCGACATCGAGACCGGTGCTTCGCGCATGGCATTCAACATTCCGGAGCTTGCTGACGGTCTCGGCTTTGCGACGGTGGCAATGGGCGTGTTCGGCTTCGCCGAGATCATCCGCAACCTCGACGCCGGCTCCGAGATGAACCGCGATCTCGTGCAGCAGAAGATCACCGGCCTGATGCCGACCAGGAAGGACCTGATCGACTCGACGCCTGCGATCCTGCGCGGCACCGTGCTCGGCTCGATCCTCGGCATCTTGCCGGGCGGCGGCGCTGTCATCGCGTCGTTTGCGTCCTATACGCTCGAGAAGAAGATCGCCAAGAACCCGTCGCGGTTCGGCCGCGGTGCGATCGAGGGCGTGGCGGCGCCGGAAAGCGCCAACAACGCAGCCGCGCAGACCTCTTTCATCCCGTTGCTGACGCTCGGCATCCCGCCGAACGCGGTGATGGCGCTGATGGTGGGCGCGATGACCATCCATGGCATCGTGCCAGGCCCGCAGGTAATGCAGAAACAGCCGGATCTCGTTTGGGGCATGATCGCCTCGATGTGGATCGGCAATCTGATGTTGATCATCATCAACCTGCCGCTGGTCGGCATCTGGGTTCGCCTGCTTCGCGTGCCGTACCGGCTGATGTTCCCCTCGATCGTGATCTTCTGCGCGATCGGCATCTACTCGGTGAACAACGCGCCGGTCGATGTCATCCTCGCAGGCGCGTTCGGTCTCGTCGGGTATTGGCTGATCAAGCACGACTTCGAACCCGCGCCGCTGCTGCTCGGCATGGTGCTCGGACCGCTGATGGAAGAGAACCTGCGCCGCGCGCTGCTGATCTCGCGTGGTGACTGGAGCGTGTTCTTAACGCGTCCGTTGTCGGCCGTGCTGCTGGCGATCGCTGCCTTCCTTTTGGTGCTCACGGTGCTGCCGGCGCTACGCGCCAAGCGCGACGAGGTGTTCACCGAATCCGAGAACTGA